The Pseudomonas sp. MPC6 nucleotide sequence ATTTAAAGGTGTAGCCGACGATAATACGGTTCTCATCGATGTCTGTGGTGCGGCTTCCGCGGTAGGCGACGTTGCGCAACCGCAGGTTGATGTTTTTCAGCGGTCCGCTCTGGACCACATAGGCGATATCGACATTGCGTTCCCATTCCTTGGCGTTGGTACCTGCGATTTCAAAGTTGTCGCCTGACACATAGCGCGTCATGAACGTCAGCCCGGGCAATCCGACCGTCGCTAGATCGTAGTCGTAACGCAGCTGCCAGGAGTCTTCCCGGGCACGCAAGAAATGATGGTAGGTGACGGTGTTGAATGCCCATGGGTCGGTGCCGCCGCCGATGAAGGGCATGCCGGTGTCGCCGCTCTGGTTCTGGTAGCTGGCGCCGAGGGCGTGACCTTTATAGGACAGGGTCAACATCGTTCCCAGGTTGCGGTTGTCGACGTTGGTGCGACCCTCATGTTCACTCTGGAAATAACGGACTTCCGACCTCAGGTTCAATCCCTCGGCCAATGGCTGGGTGTGAATGAGATTGCCGTAGTGCTGGCTGTAGTTGTCCTGTAACTCGGCGAAGAAGTAGGTGGTGGTCAGGTTCGGCAGCAGCGCGTAAGTAGCGCCCGCATAGTTGAAACGGTCAGACGCGACGCCCCCGCTGGAACCATCGGCAAACATGCTCATGTCTTCGTAGTTGGTCGAGTTGCGCAGGCGGGTGGCGCGAAACTGGCCGCCGGTCAGGGTGAGCTTGTCGATGTCACTGGAGACGATCTGCGCCCCTTCAAACGTCTGCGGCAGCAAGCGGGTGTCATTGCGAAACGCGATCGGCAGGGTCGGTGCGTGAGTGCCGACAGTCAGCAGGCTCTTGGCCATTTTGACTTTAGCGGTAGGGCCGATAAAACCAAAGCTGTCCGGGACCTCGCCATCTCTCTGCACGGGCAGGGCGCCCGCACCGGTCGTGCCGCGACCGGCATCCAGTTTTACCCCAAGCAGCCCGAGCGCATCCACACCAAAGCCCAGCGAACCCTCGGTGAAGCCCGAGTTGTAGCGCAACATGAAGCCTTGGCCCCATTCTTCAGCCTTGTGATGGGCCGTGTTGGGGTTGTCCCGAAAATCACGGTTGATATAGAAGTTACGGGCTTCAAGCGTCAGGTGGCTATCGTCGTTGAACTCGGCTATGGCCTGTTGAGCGACGATGCTGGTACTGATTGCGAGTGTGATGGACCAGGTTCTTGAGGGGTTATACATGGTTCGACCTCTTGTTTTTATTGTGGTGAACGGCCAGCTATTGGGTTCAAGCGGCGATCTTTTTTTCGGGACGAGTCATCCCGTAAAACGAACCTTGAAATTCGCTTTTTGTTGTCGCTGATCAGTCGCTGAAGGTTATTCAGTTGAGCTCGGCGTAGCCCCTGATTCGGATGTTTCCTTTTTCATTGGTGAGTACAAGTTCACGTAACCGGGTGCCTGTTTGATACAGCCGAGGCTGATCGCCCAGCGCGATGGGCGACAGGAATCGCACGCCAAAACGCCGCAGGCGGGCGGCACTCAATAGTGCGCCGAGCATTCCCATACCCAGCATCCCCTGGGCGAAAACATCTGCATGCCCGGCTCGGCAAGCTATGGCTGGCTCCAGATGCACGGGGTTCGGATCTCCCGAGGCGAGGGCGAAGGTGTTGATTTGCTTCAACCGGCACCACGCCCGTGGGCATGGAGAAAAACCAATCTGCGTCGCGACGCATGGCAGGAAGAGCGGCCTGTCCGGTATGGGCCTAGTCCTCGAGCCTTGCCTGCTGCTCCTCGCCGAATGAAATCCTGGCCAGGTCGTCTTTGAACTTGTTCAGGTAGTGCAGGAAATTGACGGTGTCGTCGAAGCTGAAGCCCTGCAAACCTTGCTGATAAAACTGATAAATCCGATCTTGCAGCGCGTTCCAGTATTCCCGACCCTGTTCGGTCAGCCGGACCAGGCGAGCGCGCCCGTCATCCGGATGAGGCACGCGCAGCACGTGGTTATCCCGCTCCATGCGCTTGAGCACGCCATCCAGGCTTTGCCGGCTGACGAACAGGTACTCCGTCAACTGGTTGAAGGAGATACCCTCCTCGAAACCGGCTCGGGACAGGGCGCCCAGTACCGCCCATTGCACGGTGCTGATGCCCATCTCGTTCTGCACTTGGCGCTGCAATACGTTGCCGGTTTGAAACAGCCGGAAAAATAAAGTGTTCGGTATGCTGCGGTTTTCGTTAGCGTCCATTACATGTCCTCGCTGCCCGGTGGGCGTCGGTAGGCCGATAAGGTCACCTGCCTGCCGGTGCAGACAAGGTGTTATTTGGGGATGTACTCG carries:
- a CDS encoding MaoC/PaaZ C-terminal domain-containing protein, which gives rise to MKQINTFALASGDPNPVHLEPAIACRAGHADVFAQGMLGMGMLGALLSAARLRRFGVRFLSPIALGDQPRLYQTGTRLRELVLTNEKGNIRIRGYAELN
- a CDS encoding OprD family porin, with amino-acid sequence MYNPSRTWSITLAISTSIVAQQAIAEFNDDSHLTLEARNFYINRDFRDNPNTAHHKAEEWGQGFMLRYNSGFTEGSLGFGVDALGLLGVKLDAGRGTTGAGALPVQRDGEVPDSFGFIGPTAKVKMAKSLLTVGTHAPTLPIAFRNDTRLLPQTFEGAQIVSSDIDKLTLTGGQFRATRLRNSTNYEDMSMFADGSSGGVASDRFNYAGATYALLPNLTTTYFFAELQDNYSQHYGNLIHTQPLAEGLNLRSEVRYFQSEHEGRTNVDNRNLGTMLTLSYKGHALGASYQNQSGDTGMPFIGGGTDPWAFNTVTYHHFLRAREDSWQLRYDYDLATVGLPGLTFMTRYVSGDNFEIAGTNAKEWERNVDIAYVVQSGPLKNINLRLRNVAYRGSRTTDIDENRIIVGYTFKFW
- a CDS encoding MarR family transcriptional regulator; the protein is MDANENRSIPNTLFFRLFQTGNVLQRQVQNEMGISTVQWAVLGALSRAGFEEGISFNQLTEYLFVSRQSLDGVLKRMERDNHVLRVPHPDDGRARLVRLTEQGREYWNALQDRIYQFYQQGLQGFSFDDTVNFLHYLNKFKDDLARISFGEEQQARLED